From the genome of Triticum aestivum cultivar Chinese Spring chromosome 3B, IWGSC CS RefSeq v2.1, whole genome shotgun sequence, one region includes:
- the LOC123067118 gene encoding 60 kDa jasmonate-induced protein isoform X1, translating to MSLDLNIGWKDREREKIGLNARCSPSMQDYSSYGKELVEVLSVRYKGQGDPSCTIIVYDGKRGQIIYTQSGQGDMRVSHEHSNSGTQNGSNDRRLLLTGPYRVISMDGCVLIEYNIDDHCHAKILLDIDDPSTKHDEAVTAELGCTCDNHPKAVVTYALLSNAVEAIVEVKLHQRRDNTFYGTIIAYSYLGDVVLFETDNEKTLIGSSQEPTIIPLARSVLAVPLDSSLQIEVDLWNHSNGKIVKGLVSCQAHLNSNHVVHLDGENGQVDVKITWSD from the exons ATGAGTCTTGATCTTAATATCGGGTGGAAAGATAGAGAAAGGGAGAAAATTGGCCTCAATGCAAGGTGTTCGCCTTCCATGCAGGACTATTCATCATACGGGAAGGAACTGGTGGAGGTGTTGTCGGTACGTTATAAAGGTCAGGGAGATCCAAGCTGCACCATCATCGTCTACGATGGTAAGCGCGGGCAGATCATCTACACACAAAGTGGCCAGGGCGACATGAGAGTATCTCACGAACATTCAAATTCTGGCACTCAG AATGGAAGCAATGATCGCCGGCTTCTGCTGACGGGTCCTTATCGAGTGATCTCAATGGATGGGTGCGTTCTCATCGAGTACAATATCGATGATCACTGCCATGCTAAGATACTTCTAGACATTGATGATCCATCCACAAAACATGATGAGGCCGTCACAGCCGAACTGGGTTGTACGTGTGATAACCACCCCAAAGCAGTGGTCACGTACGCTCTTCTGAGCAACGCGGTAGAAGCCATTGTTGAGGTGAAGCTCCACCAACGACGAGATAATACTTTCTATGGGACGATCATTGCTTACAGTTATCTAGGTGACGTCGTGCTCTTTGAAACAGACAATGAGAAGACACTCATTGGGTCGTCACAAGAGCCGACGATTATCCCATTAGCTAGATCGGTTCTTGCCGTGCCATTGGATTCGTCCCTACAGATTGAAGTGGATCTATGGAATCATTCCAATGGTAAGATCGTGAAAGGCCTCGTGTCGTGTCAGGCCCACCTGAACAGCAATCATGTGGTGCACCTTGATGGGGAGAATGGTCAGGTGGATGTGAAGATCACATGGTCAGACTAA
- the LOC123067118 gene encoding 60 kDa jasmonate-induced protein isoform X2 has protein sequence MQGVRLPCRTIHHTGRNWWRCCRYVIKVREIQAAPSSSTMNGSNDRRLLLTGPYRVISMDGCVLIEYNIDDHCHAKILLDIDDPSTKHDEAVTAELGCTCDNHPKAVVTYALLSNAVEAIVEVKLHQRRDNTFYGTIIAYSYLGDVVLFETDNEKTLIGSSQEPTIIPLARSVLAVPLDSSLQIEVDLWNHSNGKIVKGLVSCQAHLNSNHVVHLDGENGQVDVKITWSD, from the exons ATGCAAGGTGTTCGCCTTCCATGCAGGACTATTCATCATACGGGAAGGAACTGGTGGAGGTGTTGTCGGTACGTTATAAAGGTCAGGGAGATCCAAGCTGCACCATCATCGTCTACGATG AATGGAAGCAATGATCGCCGGCTTCTGCTGACGGGTCCTTATCGAGTGATCTCAATGGATGGGTGCGTTCTCATCGAGTACAATATCGATGATCACTGCCATGCTAAGATACTTCTAGACATTGATGATCCATCCACAAAACATGATGAGGCCGTCACAGCCGAACTGGGTTGTACGTGTGATAACCACCCCAAAGCAGTGGTCACGTACGCTCTTCTGAGCAACGCGGTAGAAGCCATTGTTGAGGTGAAGCTCCACCAACGACGAGATAATACTTTCTATGGGACGATCATTGCTTACAGTTATCTAGGTGACGTCGTGCTCTTTGAAACAGACAATGAGAAGACACTCATTGGGTCGTCACAAGAGCCGACGATTATCCCATTAGCTAGATCGGTTCTTGCCGTGCCATTGGATTCGTCCCTACAGATTGAAGTGGATCTATGGAATCATTCCAATGGTAAGATCGTGAAAGGCCTCGTGTCGTGTCAGGCCCACCTGAACAGCAATCATGTGGTGCACCTTGATGGGGAGAATGGTCAGGTGGATGTGAAGATCACATGGTCAGACTAA